Proteins encoded together in one Xenopus laevis strain J_2021 chromosome 6L, Xenopus_laevis_v10.1, whole genome shotgun sequence window:
- the lrrc3b.L gene encoding leucine-rich repeat-containing protein 3B: MNLVDLWLTRSLSMCLLLQSFVLMILCFHSASMCPKGCICSHTGGLNVSCSNANLKEIPRDLPPETVLLYLDSNQITSIPNEVFKDLHQLKVLNLSKNGIEFIDEHSLKGVAETLQTLDLSDNQIQSVHKNAFSNLKGRARIANNPWHCDCTLQQVLRSMSLNHDTASNVICKTSVLAEHAGRAFFTHANHADLCKLPKKTTDYAMLVTMFGWFTMVISYVVYYVRQNQEDARRHLEYLKSLPSRQKKPDEADDISTVV; this comes from the coding sequence ATGAATTTGGTAGACCTGTGGCTAACACGCTCCCTCTCCATGTGTCTGCTCTTACAAAGCTTTGTTCTAATGATACTGTGCTTTCATTCTGCCAGTATGTGTCCCAAAGGCTGTATTTGCTCTCATACAGGAGGCTTAAATGTCAGTTGTAGTAACGCGAATCTCAAGGAAATACCTAGAGACCTTCCCCCTGAAACAGTTTTACTCTACCTTGACTCCAATCAAATAACCTCAATCCCTAATGAAGTTTTTAAGGATCTCCATCAACTTAAAGTTCTCAACTTATCAAAGAATGGAATTGAATTTATAGATGAGCACTCTTTAAAAGGTGTCGCGGAAACCCTGCAAACTTTGGACCTGTCAGACAATCAGATTCAGAGTGTTCATAAGAACGCCTTCAGTAACTTGAAAGGAAGGGCCAGGATTGCAAACAACCCGTGGCATTGCGACTGTACTCTACAGCAAGTTCTGAGGAGCATGTCTTTAAACCATGACACAGCTAGTAATGTAATCTGCAAAACTTCTGTACTGGCTGAACATGCCGGACGGGCTTTCTTTACACATGCTAATCATGCAGACCTTTGCAAACTTCCAAAAAAGACTACTGATTATGCCATGTTGGTCACTATGTTTGGCTGGTTCACCATGGTGATATCCTATGTGGTATACTATGTAAGGCAAAATCAGGAGGATGCACGCAGGCATCTTGAATACTTGAAATCCCTGCCAAGCAGGCAAAAAAAACCTGACGAAGCTGATGACATTAGCACTGTGGTATAG